One genomic segment of Sminthopsis crassicaudata isolate SCR6 chromosome 2, ASM4859323v1, whole genome shotgun sequence includes these proteins:
- the LOC141558864 gene encoding uncharacterized protein LOC141558864 isoform X2 has translation MCLYSNLFFSSLSITSLPGSPNLASGSSRLRVVGGELGTMLLLYLSALVLFIHTLDTHAVGRTPFSKRAAPDACALVMCGPVENGLPGRDGRDGREGPRGEKGDPGLPGPRGPSGLIGEIGPIGPKGENGTVGDPGPKGDTGGKGLPGAPGVAGPPGKIGPPGQQGSVGPQGEQGPKGECGAKGAAGKQGVQGPMGPIGPAGSKGEKGVPGERGPPGNAGAAGPVGISGLPGPSGPKGSSGPKGDRGLPGEKGAKGESGLTEINALKQQVLTLQEQMKILQTSFSKYQKAELFPNGRAVGVNIFKTSGFEGNFKKALQSCRQAGGEVASPRNAAENAAIQEIVTIYNKAAFLGMTDSQTEGKFIYPTGEPLGYSNWAPGEPNNDQDKEDCIETYTNGKWNDKRCEESRLIICQF, from the exons ATGTGCCTCTATTCCAATCTTTTCTTCAGCTCTCTGTCCATCACCTCACTGCCTGGCTCCCCCAACCTGGCTTCTGGATCCTCTAGACTCAGGGTAGTTGGTGGAG AATTGGGAACCATGTTGCTACTTTACCTCTCTGCATTGGTCCTCTTTATACATACCCTGGATACCCATGCTGTAGGAAGGACACCTTTCTCCAAGAGAGCAGCCCCAGATGCTTGTGCCCTCGTTATGTGTGGTCCTGTGGAAAATGGATTGCCTGGAAGAGACgggagagatggaagagaaggtcctagaggagaaaagggagatccAG GATTGCCAGGACCTAGAGGTCCATCAGGATTAATTGGAGAAATTGGTCCCATTGGACCCAAAGGGGAAAATGGAACTGTGGGGGATCCAGGCCCAAAGGGAGACACTGGAGGAAAAG GACTCCCTGGTGCTCCAGGTGTGGCTGGTCCTCCAGGAAAAATTGGTCCCCCTGGACAACAGGGGAGTGTGGGACCTCAAGGTGAACAGGGACCCAAGGGAGAATGCGGAGCCAAAG GAGCAGCAGGAAAACAAGGGGTACAAGGTCCCATGGGCCCAATAGGCCCAGCAGGCTctaagggagagaaaggagtacCAGGTGAAAGAGGACCTCCTGGAAATGCTGGAGCAGCTG GGCCAGTTGGAATTTCTGGTCTTCCAGGCCCTTCAGGACCAAAAGGCTCATCTGGGCCAAAAGGTGATAGAGGATTACCTGGGGAGAAGGGAGCCAAAGGAGAAAGTGGTCTTACTG AAATCAATGCTTTGAAGCAGCAAGTACTGACCTTACAGGAACAGATGAAAATTCTCCAAACAAGTTTCTCCAAGTACCAGAAAG CTGAATTATTCCCAAATGGCCGAGCAGTTGGGGTGAACATATTCAAGACCAGTGGCTTTGAGGGCAACTTTAAGAAAGCATTGCAATCATGTCGTCAAGCTGGTGGAGAAGTAGCCTCCCCCAGGAATGCAGCAGAGAACGCAGCTATTCAGGAGATTGTCACAATATACAATAAGGCAGCCTTCCTTGGTATGACTGACTCACAGACAGAAGGCAAGTTCATCTATCCAACAGGAGAACCACTGGGCTATTCCAACTGGGCCCCAGGAGAACCTAACAATGATCAGGATAAAGAAGACTGCATTGAAACATATACCAATGGCAAGTGGAATGACAAAAGATGTGAGGAGTCACGTCTTATCATTTGTCAATTTTGA
- the LOC141558864 gene encoding uncharacterized protein LOC141558864 isoform X1 translates to MLLLYLSALVLFIHTLDTHAVGRTPFSKRAAPDACALVMCGPVENGLPGRDGRDGREGPRGEKGDPGLPGPRGPSGLIGEIGPIGPKGENGTVGDPGPKGDTGGKGLPGAPGVAGPPGKIGPPGQQGSVGPQGEQGPKGECGAKGAAGKQGVQGPMGPIGPAGSKGEKGVPGERGPPGNAGAAGPVGISGLPGPSGPKGSSGPKGDRGLPGEKGAKGESGLTEINALKQQVLTLQEQMKILQTSFSKYQKAELFPNGRAVGVNIFKTSGFEGNFKKALQSCRQAGGEVASPRNAAENAAIQEIVTIYNKAAFLGMTDSQTEGKFIYPTGEPLGYSNWAPGEPNNDQDKEDCIETYTNGKWNDKRCEESRLIICQF, encoded by the exons ATGTTGCTACTTTACCTCTCTGCATTGGTCCTCTTTATACATACCCTGGATACCCATGCTGTAGGAAGGACACCTTTCTCCAAGAGAGCAGCCCCAGATGCTTGTGCCCTCGTTATGTGTGGTCCTGTGGAAAATGGATTGCCTGGAAGAGACgggagagatggaagagaaggtcctagaggagaaaagggagatccAG GATTGCCAGGACCTAGAGGTCCATCAGGATTAATTGGAGAAATTGGTCCCATTGGACCCAAAGGGGAAAATGGAACTGTGGGGGATCCAGGCCCAAAGGGAGACACTGGAGGAAAAG GACTCCCTGGTGCTCCAGGTGTGGCTGGTCCTCCAGGAAAAATTGGTCCCCCTGGACAACAGGGGAGTGTGGGACCTCAAGGTGAACAGGGACCCAAGGGAGAATGCGGAGCCAAAG GAGCAGCAGGAAAACAAGGGGTACAAGGTCCCATGGGCCCAATAGGCCCAGCAGGCTctaagggagagaaaggagtacCAGGTGAAAGAGGACCTCCTGGAAATGCTGGAGCAGCTG GGCCAGTTGGAATTTCTGGTCTTCCAGGCCCTTCAGGACCAAAAGGCTCATCTGGGCCAAAAGGTGATAGAGGATTACCTGGGGAGAAGGGAGCCAAAGGAGAAAGTGGTCTTACTG AAATCAATGCTTTGAAGCAGCAAGTACTGACCTTACAGGAACAGATGAAAATTCTCCAAACAAGTTTCTCCAAGTACCAGAAAG CTGAATTATTCCCAAATGGCCGAGCAGTTGGGGTGAACATATTCAAGACCAGTGGCTTTGAGGGCAACTTTAAGAAAGCATTGCAATCATGTCGTCAAGCTGGTGGAGAAGTAGCCTCCCCCAGGAATGCAGCAGAGAACGCAGCTATTCAGGAGATTGTCACAATATACAATAAGGCAGCCTTCCTTGGTATGACTGACTCACAGACAGAAGGCAAGTTCATCTATCCAACAGGAGAACCACTGGGCTATTCCAACTGGGCCCCAGGAGAACCTAACAATGATCAGGATAAAGAAGACTGCATTGAAACATATACCAATGGCAAGTGGAATGACAAAAGATGTGAGGAGTCACGTCTTATCATTTGTCAATTTTGA